In the genome of Calothrix sp. PCC 6303, the window ATGACCCCCACTTGCGATACACAAACGATCTAAGGTCATTTCGTTATCAAATATTTCCGAAATTTTACTTAATCTATCCACTGAATTCAAGTCAGGAAATGCCCTTGCCATAACCATATCCCGCATCAAAGCCATTCCTTGTTCGTGGATGCTCCCATCTGGCAATTTTACCGGAACCATCGGTAACACCTTCGGGTCATCAAAACGCTGTGTCAACATTCCATAATCGTTGGAAAACTTTAGCGACAGTGGCATTGTATAGACAACATGACAACTTAACTTGTTGAGGGATTCAGCCTGATCGACAAATAAATATTCCTGTTGGGTTCTTCCCCAAGGTTTGACTCGATTATCAATGCGATCGAGATTATCGACAATTACCACCAAACCCTTTTTTCCCTGCTGTTTGAGTTGGATAATGGCAGGTTCCAAAAGTTCTTGATTAATAGCAGCTAACAATTTAACTTTTTGTGGTGCTAAATACTGGTTCAACCTTTCCCGCAATGTTGAATCACTTTTTGCCTTACTGGTAATTTCCCCAATCCCCAGAGACAGGGAATATTTTTCCTTTTCTGCCGAAAATCCCACATCACCCACATGGGGAACCTTCAACTTTACCCCCGTAACCTCCGAGTTTAAGACATTCCAAGCACCTTGAAGTAACTCTTTCAGCTTACGAGGTTCAGCAATATTTATTTTCTCCAAACTTTGACTAACACGACGTGCGATCGCAAGTAAAACATCACCAATATCCACATCGGTCATTTCTAAGTCTTCACTGGATTCAAAATAAATCACATGAAAACCATCTTTCTCCAATTCTACGAGCAAACGTAATAATTCCGTCGATTTCCCACAACCAATATGTCCGGTAAATAGTTGACAAGTAGGATCATTCGGCTTGAAATAGGTAATTTTTTGCTTCAACTTGGTGATCACATCCCCACCCCGCACCGAAGAAAAATCAATATAATATTTTCTATCTTCTGGCTGATTGACAACTAGAGTTTTACTAGGGTCAGTTGCTTCAAAAAATCTGCGTAAATCTATAGCCATTATGCTGCTGATTTAGTAAGTATTTATATCCTTTACGCCTTATGTGAGTTATGAATAGGATTGAACAGGAGTCTGCTCAAAGGTGAGAACATCAATGCCAAATTGCTGACGCAATAGGATACGCAGCGTATGACTTGCCATTTTAGCGGCAACATGGGTGCAAAGTCCGTCAACTTTCTTTCTAAGCAAGCGTTCGAGGTTGCGTCCTGTATTTTGTACCTCATTGAACACTCCCTCAATCCGTTCTCGAAAATGGTTAAGGAGCCGCTCAAAGGCAGCAGGAGTTTGTTGGTGTTGATTAACTCTTTTGGCGGTAAAGATACGATTGTTGGTAGTTCTTGATACCTCAGCTTGCCACTGGGTGCCAATAAAGCCCTTATCTGCCAGGATGTTACACCCCCGAACGAATTGTAAAACCACTTCCGCCGCTTCTCGTTCATCGGTATGAGCAGGCACAAGAGAATATACCAACGGCACACCCGCCAGGGTGCTTATAACCACCAACTTGTAGCCAAAATAATTCATCTTACGGCTAGCACAGTGACCATAGCTAGCGCTTCGGGTAAAATCACTCTGGCGTTTGCTACGCTTATAGCCCAATACGGGTATCGGTTTGGTATCAAGCAGTAGGGTACGCTCGAAGGTCGCTCCCATCTCGCTTACCCAGAAGCGTCGCAATTCCTCCAACAATCCTTCTAATCGCCGCACCCGTCGATTGAACTGGCTCTGATCTAACAATTTGGGAAACAGGTTGAGGTAGTTCGCCCGGATAAACCCTAAAAACTGCTGCTCACCAGGGTATGGAAAATAGTCCATTGCTAGCACTAAAGTCAACAGTTCGCTATCACTGAATACTGGTTGCGGTCCGGGCAACGAAGGAACAAGGCGATTGCCATGTTGAGTGTACCAATCATCCACTAATACATAAATGATGGTCAATAAACTGGGAGCGTCTATCATGTTCATAGGAGATATTAAGAATTGGTGTGGTTACCTTTATCTTGATGTCTCCCCTTGATTTTGAAAACCCTCTCTCACTCACATAAGGCGTATCCTTTTAAGTAAGGATACAGGTAACTACAACAGCAAAGATAATTTTTCAGGTATTTTTAATGACACCATCTGATGATTTACCCTTCCCTAGTGGCTAAAAACCCGAAAAGAGACTACTAATCTGTCAAAATAAAATTAACAGACTAGTAGATTAGTCGCAGAGGTGAGAGACAAGTGGGCATAGTAGTTGAAAGTGTATCGAAGCAATTTGGCGGATTTAAAGCTGTCGATGAGGTCAGCTTAGAGATTGATAGCGGTTCGCTGGTGGCACTTTTAGGACCATCAGGTTCAGGAAAGTCTACTCTATTGCGGTTAATTGCAGGTTTAGAAATGCCCAATAGTGGCAGAATCTTATTAACTGGTAAGGATGCCACAGACCAAAGTGTACAGGAGCGAAATATTGGATTTGTATTTCAGCACTATGCTCTGTTTAAGCACTTAAGTGTGCGGGAAAATATTGCTTTTGGGTTAGAGATTCGCAAGGCACCGAAAGCTAAGATCCGAGCAAAGGTAGAAGAATTGTTGGATTTAGTACAGCTGCGGGGATTAGGCGATCGCTATCCGTCTCAACTGTCGGGAGGACAACGGCAACGGGTAGCATTAGCCAGAGCTTTGGCGGTGGAACCCAATGTTTTATTATTAGATGAGCCATTTGGAGCGCTGGATGCGAAGGTACGTAAAGATTTACGTGTCTGGTTACGTAGATTACATGATGAAGTCCATGTAACTACTGTATTTGTCACCCACGACCAGGAAGAAGCCATGGAAGTATCTGACGAAATTGTGGTGATGAATAAAGGCAAAGTGGAACAGGTGGGTACACCTGCACATATCTACGATCATCCAGCATCCGCATTTGTCATGAGTTTTATTGGTCCGGTGAACGTGTTACCTAGTTCTTCGGGGATTTTCCAAGGTAATGGATTTGATTCAGTTCATCCAGAAATGTTTTTACGCCCCCAAGATGTAATTATTGACACCGAGCCTAGTGATACAGGCGTATCGGCAAGGGTGAGTAGATTAATACATTTAGGTTGGGAAATTCAAGTAGAATTGACATTAGATGATGGGCAAGTAGTAAGCGCGCATTTATCACGCGATCGCTTTGACGAACTAAACCTTGAACCGCAACAAAAGGTCTACGTTAAACCCAAAGATGCTAAATCATTTCCCCTTTATTACTCAATATAAACAAAGTAAAACAAAAAGAGAAGGTGATTAGCCTTCTCTTTAATGATTTCGGATACTTGTAAACTTTGGGGTGATGTAGAGCTTTGATACCCTAGCACTTTGACAGTAGTAGCTCTGGACTAATAGCATAATGCTGGACTATAATTCCGGTGCTTTGTGAATCAGTGTTTTTACTGTTCTAATCCAAATTAAGGTGACAATATTCATGGGACAAAGCCTCAGGGTTATTCAAGTAATGGCGAGTTTTTGGGGTGCTTTGACAGCGGTTCTGTTGTGTGGATTAAATACTTCAGTTCAGGCTGCGGAAACTGTAGTAATTCGTTTTGGAGAGTTTGCTGAGTCTATTTCCTTGGCAGAATTACAAACGATGGCAA includes:
- a CDS encoding IS982 family transposase, yielding MNMIDAPSLLTIIYVLVDDWYTQHGNRLVPSLPGPQPVFSDSELLTLVLAMDYFPYPGEQQFLGFIRANYLNLFPKLLDQSQFNRRVRRLEGLLEELRRFWVSEMGATFERTLLLDTKPIPVLGYKRSKRQSDFTRSASYGHCASRKMNYFGYKLVVISTLAGVPLVYSLVPAHTDEREAAEVVLQFVRGCNILADKGFIGTQWQAEVSRTTNNRIFTAKRVNQHQQTPAAFERLLNHFRERIEGVFNEVQNTGRNLERLLRKKVDGLCTHVAAKMASHTLRILLRQQFGIDVLTFEQTPVQSYS
- a CDS encoding AAA family ATPase, whose product is MAIDLRRFFEATDPSKTLVVNQPEDRKYYIDFSSVRGGDVITKLKQKITYFKPNDPTCQLFTGHIGCGKSTELLRLLVELEKDGFHVIYFESSEDLEMTDVDIGDVLLAIARRVSQSLEKINIAEPRKLKELLQGAWNVLNSEVTGVKLKVPHVGDVGFSAEKEKYSLSLGIGEITSKAKSDSTLRERLNQYLAPQKVKLLAAINQELLEPAIIQLKQQGKKGLVVIVDNLDRIDNRVKPWGRTQQEYLFVDQAESLNKLSCHVVYTMPLSLKFSNDYGMLTQRFDDPKVLPMVPVKLPDGSIHEQGMALMRDMVMARAFPDLNSVDRLSKISEIFDNEMTLDRLCIASGGHVRDLLKLLNTCIQEEMTLPLTRGTLETVIVGRRNEMVLPISDEEWELLHRVKEKKKVSDDMGYQKLIRSRFVFEYRDNGEFWFDVNPILAEARELQ
- a CDS encoding sulfate/molybdate ABC transporter ATP-binding protein translates to MGIVVESVSKQFGGFKAVDEVSLEIDSGSLVALLGPSGSGKSTLLRLIAGLEMPNSGRILLTGKDATDQSVQERNIGFVFQHYALFKHLSVRENIAFGLEIRKAPKAKIRAKVEELLDLVQLRGLGDRYPSQLSGGQRQRVALARALAVEPNVLLLDEPFGALDAKVRKDLRVWLRRLHDEVHVTTVFVTHDQEEAMEVSDEIVVMNKGKVEQVGTPAHIYDHPASAFVMSFIGPVNVLPSSSGIFQGNGFDSVHPEMFLRPQDVIIDTEPSDTGVSARVSRLIHLGWEIQVELTLDDGQVVSAHLSRDRFDELNLEPQQKVYVKPKDAKSFPLYYSI